In Paenibacillus guangzhouensis, a single window of DNA contains:
- the addA gene encoding helicase-exonuclease AddAB subunit AddA, producing the protein MTMNNNVVPKPEGSQWTDDQWSAIVRGGENILVAAAAGSGKTAVLVERIIRKIASEEEPLNVDQLLVATFTKAAAAEMRERIREALEKELDKNPDSEHLRRQLALMNRASITTLHSFCLEVIQRYFQLIPLDPAFRIANETEADFIRQEVLEDLFEAHYAEDAEDSDFRKLVDWFSGERSDEAMVRLVQSLYDFSRSHPWPREWLYTMADAFAVEDVSMLGQSAWAQSVVADVRLQLNGIVGVLRQAMMLIEQPGGPVPYRDTLMEDMSMVLSLRDAAEEAPWEMLYEHFASMAFGKLKACRGEQYNKELQDQVKGLRDQVKKLLTAMQEELFRRPPELFLGEMQTLAPLMRTLAEFVLSFGEKYEQAKRAKGLVDFSDLEHYCLQILRHPASTLEETYPSGAALEYQTQFAEVLLDEYQDTNMVQEAIVSLISRPGAGNRFMVGDVKQSIYRFRLAEPGLFLNKYKSYPAMSKGQGLRIDLARNFRSRQEIVDAVNTIFRQIMNASVAEIDYDERAELVCGAKYPVGEEAFGQEYPAELWLIDRGNGAGTQGVEPLDDESADTEVSNGEEEGGASMHRAAQLDAEELMTAQLEARLIATQIRQLMGEYGTPFQVYDKFLKGMRSVTYRDIVILLRATQQWAPLMIEQLRLEGIPAYAELNTGYFEATEVEVMISLLKVIDNPVQDIPLAGVLRSPIVNLTAEELAQIRLHGKGLTFYEAMVKLTMEDEVRRDDLSVERGLLTKLRRFMDRLAYWRDEARQGSLSELLWRIYRETGYYDWVGGLPGGTQRQANLRALYDRARQYESTSLRGLFRFLRFIERMQDNGGDLGTARALGEQEDVVRIMTIHKSKGLEFPVVFVAGLSKMFNQQDLSASFLMHKQLGFGPRYMDQELRVAYPTLPSLAIKRQIKMELLAEEMRVLYVALTRPKEKLYLIGSVRNVEKQLQTWGQAVDQTDLLLPDYMLARGRSYLDWIAPSLMRHRDGSELRRLGGLPNRAGDCLADDPSKWYISVVPAEEVQQWAAVGLETVDQDDAYMAKLNLVRQMAEGQVAGLQSAVSNASASVSEETALQEIVDGQLELWLDEPTAEPSDVDVDSNVLIGIEAVARNLISKRLEWRYPHHLASGVAAKTTVTEMKRMLQMQEEDPAEELYQEIFTNDDEDEGQLEMRQTSEDESILSLHLRRPRFMEKKKLTPTERGTVYHLVMQHVPIGSDLGIDADGVSSLLNQMVERRLISDEQRRAVDPASVAAFYASEIGSELTAAKWVKREIPFSFGLQATEAIPHLRKMQEEAVVHPDMDRLQVEAMDLSSLDGETVLIQGVIDCLYEREDGALVLLDYKTDRIPPGEKGLMEVAERYRFQLELYKSAIERMWRRPVDALVLYFFDGCHVVHL; encoded by the coding sequence ATGACGATGAACAATAATGTTGTGCCGAAGCCGGAAGGCAGTCAGTGGACTGATGATCAATGGAGCGCGATCGTGCGGGGCGGGGAGAATATTCTTGTTGCTGCTGCAGCGGGTTCAGGAAAAACCGCGGTACTGGTTGAACGGATCATACGAAAGATTGCTTCTGAGGAAGAGCCGCTGAATGTCGATCAACTGCTTGTCGCAACCTTTACGAAGGCTGCGGCGGCGGAAATGCGTGAACGGATTCGGGAAGCGCTCGAGAAAGAACTGGATAAAAATCCGGACTCCGAGCACTTGCGGCGCCAGCTTGCCCTGATGAACCGGGCATCGATTACGACATTGCACTCCTTTTGCTTGGAAGTGATTCAGCGGTATTTTCAGTTGATTCCACTCGATCCGGCTTTTCGGATTGCCAATGAGACGGAGGCTGACTTCATTCGTCAGGAAGTGCTCGAGGATCTATTCGAAGCGCATTATGCGGAAGATGCCGAGGATAGCGATTTCCGTAAGCTTGTGGATTGGTTCAGCGGTGAACGCAGCGATGAGGCGATGGTACGACTTGTCCAGTCGCTCTATGATTTCTCTCGAAGTCATCCGTGGCCTCGTGAGTGGCTCTACACGATGGCAGATGCGTTCGCTGTTGAGGATGTATCGATGCTCGGACAGAGTGCTTGGGCGCAGAGCGTGGTTGCGGATGTGCGGCTGCAGTTGAACGGGATCGTTGGTGTTCTTCGGCAAGCCATGATGTTGATCGAGCAGCCTGGCGGGCCGGTGCCTTATCGGGATACGTTGATGGAAGACATGAGTATGGTACTATCGCTTCGTGATGCGGCAGAGGAAGCGCCATGGGAGATGCTCTATGAGCATTTTGCGTCGATGGCATTCGGGAAATTGAAGGCTTGCCGCGGAGAGCAATACAACAAGGAATTGCAGGATCAGGTCAAAGGGCTGCGAGATCAAGTGAAGAAGCTGTTAACAGCAATGCAGGAAGAATTATTCCGCAGGCCTCCTGAACTCTTCTTAGGAGAGATGCAGACACTTGCACCGCTCATGCGTACGTTGGCTGAGTTCGTCTTAAGCTTCGGCGAGAAGTACGAGCAGGCCAAACGGGCGAAAGGACTCGTTGACTTCTCGGATTTGGAGCATTATTGCTTGCAAATTCTAAGGCATCCAGCTTCTACGCTCGAAGAGACGTATCCTTCGGGCGCTGCGCTGGAGTACCAGACACAGTTCGCTGAAGTGCTGCTCGACGAATACCAAGATACGAATATGGTACAGGAAGCAATCGTATCCTTAATATCCAGGCCAGGAGCGGGTAACCGGTTCATGGTCGGCGACGTGAAGCAAAGTATTTATCGATTCCGTCTGGCAGAACCAGGCTTATTCTTGAACAAATATAAGTCCTACCCAGCCATGAGCAAGGGACAGGGACTACGTATTGATCTAGCGCGGAATTTCCGCAGCCGCCAAGAGATTGTAGATGCGGTCAACACGATTTTCCGCCAAATTATGAATGCCTCTGTTGCAGAGATCGATTACGACGAACGTGCTGAGCTTGTGTGCGGAGCAAAATATCCCGTAGGAGAAGAGGCGTTCGGACAGGAATACCCGGCAGAGCTGTGGTTAATTGATCGCGGCAATGGAGCGGGTACGCAAGGCGTTGAGCCGCTTGATGATGAGTCAGCTGATACAGAAGTCTCCAATGGCGAAGAAGAGGGTGGAGCGTCCATGCACCGTGCAGCGCAGCTGGATGCTGAGGAACTCATGACAGCTCAGCTTGAAGCGCGGTTGATTGCGACCCAAATTCGGCAGCTGATGGGTGAATACGGCACGCCGTTCCAAGTCTATGACAAGTTTCTGAAAGGCATGCGCAGCGTTACGTATCGCGACATCGTTATTCTGCTGCGGGCAACGCAGCAATGGGCACCTCTGATGATTGAGCAGCTGAGGTTGGAAGGGATCCCAGCCTATGCAGAATTGAATACGGGTTATTTTGAAGCGACGGAAGTGGAAGTGATGATCTCCTTGTTGAAGGTCATCGACAATCCGGTGCAAGACATCCCGCTCGCGGGCGTGCTTCGGTCTCCGATCGTGAATCTGACCGCAGAGGAGCTTGCGCAAATTCGTCTGCATGGCAAAGGACTTACTTTCTATGAAGCCATGGTGAAGCTGACGATGGAGGATGAGGTCAGGAGGGACGATCTGTCTGTCGAACGAGGGTTGCTTACGAAGCTGCGGCGCTTCATGGACCGGCTTGCGTATTGGCGAGATGAAGCGCGCCAAGGATCGCTGTCTGAGCTGCTGTGGCGAATCTATCGCGAGACAGGCTATTACGACTGGGTCGGCGGTTTACCGGGTGGAACGCAGCGCCAAGCGAACTTGCGTGCGTTATATGATCGGGCTCGTCAGTATGAGTCGACATCTCTCCGCGGATTGTTCCGTTTCCTTCGTTTTATTGAACGAATGCAGGACAATGGAGGGGATCTTGGTACAGCAAGGGCGCTCGGGGAGCAAGAGGATGTCGTGCGCATCATGACGATTCATAAGAGCAAAGGGCTGGAGTTCCCGGTCGTCTTCGTAGCAGGCTTATCCAAAATGTTCAATCAGCAGGATCTGAGCGCATCGTTCCTCATGCACAAGCAGCTTGGCTTCGGTCCGAGGTATATGGATCAGGAGCTGCGCGTGGCCTATCCGACGCTGCCGAGCCTTGCGATCAAACGGCAGATCAAGATGGAATTGCTCGCGGAAGAAATGCGGGTACTGTACGTTGCATTGACACGTCCGAAGGAGAAACTCTATCTCATCGGCTCGGTTCGTAATGTTGAGAAGCAATTGCAGACCTGGGGACAAGCGGTCGATCAAACGGATTTGCTGCTGCCTGATTATATGCTGGCACGTGGGCGGAGTTATTTGGATTGGATAGCACCGTCATTGATGCGGCATCGCGACGGCTCTGAACTACGGCGCTTAGGAGGGCTGCCGAACCGTGCAGGCGATTGTCTGGCGGATGATCCGTCGAAGTGGTACATCTCCGTCGTACCGGCGGAGGAAGTCCAGCAGTGGGCAGCCGTCGGACTTGAGACGGTCGATCAAGATGATGCATACATGGCGAAGTTAAATCTCGTCAGACAGATGGCGGAGGGTCAGGTGGCAGGACTGCAATCAGCGGTGTCAAACGCCTCTGCCTCAGTATCTGAAGAGACTGCACTCCAAGAAATTGTTGATGGACAGCTTGAATTGTGGTTGGACGAGCCAACAGCGGAGCCTTCAGATGTGGATGTAGATTCGAACGTGCTTATAGGCATTGAAGCTGTTGCACGCAACTTGATCTCGAAGCGGCTCGAATGGCGCTATCCCCATCATCTGGCAAGCGGCGTGGCGGCGAAGACGACGGTGACTGAGATGAAACGGATGCTGCAAATGCAGGAAGAGGATCCTGCGGAGGAGCTGTACCAAGAGATATTTACGAATGATGATGAGGACGAAGGGCAGTTAGAAATGCGTCAGACGTCGGAGGATGAATCGATCTTGTCGCTCCATCTTCGTCGTCCGAGGTTCATGGAGAAGAAAAAGCTAACGCCTACGGAGCGAGGAACGGTCTATCACTTAGTTATGCAGCATGTCCCCATCGGATCTGATCTGGGAATCGATGCGGACGGTGTGAGTTCTTTGTTGAACCAAATGGTGGAGCGTCGCTTGATTTCGGATGAACAGCGAAGAGCGGTTGATCCGGCAAGCGTCGCAGCCTTCTATGCAAGCGAGATCGGTTCAGAGTTAACGGCTGCGAAATGGGTCAAACGTGAGATACCTTTCAGCTTCGGGCTGCAAGCGACGGAGGCGATCCCCCATTTGAGGAAGATGCAAGAAGAAGCGGTGGTGCATCCGGACATGGATCGTCTTCAGGTTGAGGCGATGGATTTGTCATCGCTTGATGGGGAAACCGTCTTAATTCAAGGGGTGATCGACTGTCTATATGAACGTGAGGACGGCGCTCTGGTGTTGCTCGATTACAAGACGGACCGTATTCCCCCAGGGGAAAAGGGTTTGATGGAAGTGGCGGAGCGTTATCGATTCCAATTGGAGCTATACAAGTCGGCGATTGAGCGGATGTGGAGACGTCCCGTGGATGCCTTGGTGTTATATTTCTTTGATGGATGTCATGTCGTGCACTTATAG
- a CDS encoding exonuclease SbcCD subunit D yields MRILHTADWHFGRTLEGRSRLEEQAAFVDELVRLTEEQQIDLILLAGDIYDSVNPPAGAEQLFYEAMARLSAGGSRPIAVIAGNHDQPERLAAVGPLVARAGITIAGLPTGDVMRFAAPRTGERAVVAALPYPSEARLAELLTGEDADESGIRSAYSARVGRLLRQQAQQFAKDTVNVAMSHIYVLGGVESDSERPIQVGGAYTVDTAALATGAQYTALGHLHRPQMVKGEGMIRYSGSPLAYSFSEAGQAKSVTILDIAPGQAASPQEIFLSSGRSLVRWQARGGMEEVYRWLDEGRDARAWIDLEIRLTEAMTMEQIQHLRKMHDGIVNIRPIYPEMESSELLLANRSEMPIDELFRRFYERQTGGAEPNPELVQLFLELIHHSNPLENGGESA; encoded by the coding sequence ATGCGGATATTGCATACGGCGGATTGGCATTTTGGCCGAACGCTGGAAGGCCGAAGCCGATTGGAAGAGCAGGCGGCATTCGTGGACGAATTGGTGCGGCTTACGGAGGAACAGCAAATTGATCTTATATTGCTCGCGGGAGATATTTATGACTCCGTCAATCCGCCCGCGGGTGCGGAGCAGCTCTTCTACGAAGCGATGGCACGCTTGTCCGCGGGCGGCAGCAGACCGATTGCCGTTATTGCAGGCAATCACGATCAACCCGAGCGGCTCGCGGCCGTAGGCCCGCTCGTCGCGCGAGCAGGCATCACGATCGCCGGTCTCCCGACCGGCGATGTGATGCGCTTCGCGGCGCCGCGCACGGGCGAGCGCGCGGTCGTTGCCGCGCTGCCCTACCCGTCAGAAGCTCGGCTCGCCGAGCTTCTGACGGGGGAGGATGCCGACGAATCCGGCATCCGCAGCGCGTACAGCGCGCGCGTTGGGCGTCTGCTGCGCCAGCAAGCGCAGCAGTTCGCCAAGGACACGGTAAATGTGGCGATGAGTCACATTTACGTGCTTGGGGGCGTGGAATCAGACTCGGAACGTCCGATTCAGGTGGGCGGTGCCTACACAGTAGACACCGCTGCACTTGCGACCGGCGCCCAGTACACGGCGCTCGGTCACCTTCACCGCCCGCAGATGGTGAAGGGCGAAGGGATGATTCGCTACAGCGGATCGCCGCTGGCTTACAGCTTCTCGGAAGCCGGACAAGCCAAATCCGTGACGATATTGGATATCGCACCGGGACAGGCTGCCTCCCCGCAAGAGATCTTCTTAAGCAGCGGACGCTCGCTGGTTCGCTGGCAGGCGCGGGGTGGCATGGAGGAAGTCTATCGCTGGCTTGACGAGGGCCGCGATGCACGGGCATGGATCGATCTCGAGATCCGATTGACGGAAGCGATGACGATGGAGCAAATCCAGCATCTTCGCAAGATGCACGATGGTATTGTGAATATTCGTCCCATCTATCCGGAAATGGAGTCTTCTGAGCTGCTCTTAGCAAATCGATCCGAGATGCCTATCGATGAATTGTTCCGTCGTTTCTATGAGCGGCAGACCGGGGGAGCGGAGCCGAATCCAGAGCTCGTGCAATTGTTCTTAGAGCTTATTCATCATTCGAATCCCTTAGAGAACGGAGGGGAATCGGCATGA
- a CDS encoding SbcC/MukB-like Walker B domain-containing protein — protein sequence MKPIHLKLSGLQSYRDAQEIDFTALCETGLFGIFGPTGSGKSTVLDAITLAMYGKVERAANGTQGIMNLNENQLAVSFTFELLSVDGPKRYRVERRFKRMNEISISNTVSRFVEITAEGEAVLADKLADVTRCVEEIIGLTITDFTRAVVLPQGKFAEFLALKGSERRQMLQRLFHLEKYGDELMFGLSRRLKETDVRLKEVAAEQQGLGDASEATVSQASETLEQARQQAEEQRMKRKKLETEVDRVKATRDQGLELSGLLHKQAELTTKDPHIAELEQMLTRADAARRLIPFLHEYEQSALQLAERKAVLATVTQKEQHAREAAERAATTFDERQRQLSEQEPKLLLRLDHLEQARSLEQECKQLKQETAELAQRNAQNAEQQAGVTEQLAKLQLQREKALKRQAELTEALKANEVRPEWREQVQRADRLHQSIEALDRQWQGATSELEAIAERMKQAEQAHQAQEALEREIYDENLRTLDRIHSLYVSLHREQKRHANLQQVLTDEITRLRRVEREQEIEMLSAKLAEQLVQGEPCPVCGSTAHQSHSRDKQDKVLRDNKSADISAQLTAAEPLVQALHEMKAASLQLISRLHALPTALEMEGTGISSQLEAAVTLQGEQGSLEQEEASQSMTAELDGLQAAYASQRTAQKEYSTEVEQLEQFAKQHRARVSGLQRQSSQLRADRQALEELHHSQQRMIQSITNERAVLLEQWEKQIPTAIARVSIESILLELKNKDEQLHDIQDRLERSVPFIDEMNAQLLAKSQELAALEKDGVLIMAQLEGKSQLVLEKEVRLQQLIGLDAAVQTVAGLILETEAKLSTLRADALSAKSLRDQANTLLQTLSAEAVQAQQSALSAEERAAQAERIWIQQRSDSIFTPQEDVRRATLTQEQMADYQQAISLHRQLQQQFASQIQRLEEKLQGERVSEDAWEQLMQSMQQQLAQDEEAVRAKAKAERDLEELTRRAERWSVLEQQRIVEQALLERLSQLQAVFRGNAFVEFIAEEQLMQVSRAASERLRFLTKQRYALEVDSTGGFVIRDDANGGVRRPVSTLSGGETFLTSLALALALSAQIQLQGKYPLQFFFLDEGFGTLDPELLDTVITALEKLHLDRLTVGIISHVPELRARLPRKLVVTPAQQSGEGSTIALESI from the coding sequence ATGAAGCCAATCCATTTGAAATTATCTGGCCTTCAGAGTTACCGTGACGCGCAGGAGATCGATTTTACGGCGCTGTGCGAGACGGGATTGTTTGGGATTTTCGGGCCTACGGGCAGCGGTAAGTCGACGGTGCTCGATGCAATCACACTTGCGATGTATGGGAAGGTGGAACGCGCTGCGAATGGAACGCAAGGGATCATGAACCTGAACGAGAACCAGCTTGCAGTGTCCTTTACCTTTGAATTGTTGTCCGTAGACGGGCCGAAGCGGTACCGCGTTGAACGTCGATTCAAACGAATGAACGAGATTTCGATTAGTAATACGGTAAGTCGCTTCGTTGAGATTACGGCGGAAGGAGAAGCCGTTCTCGCCGACAAGTTGGCAGATGTGACGCGATGTGTCGAGGAGATTATCGGTCTGACCATTACGGATTTCACGCGTGCTGTTGTGCTGCCGCAAGGGAAGTTCGCCGAGTTCCTTGCTCTGAAGGGCAGTGAACGCCGACAGATGCTTCAGCGTCTATTCCATTTGGAGAAGTATGGCGATGAGTTAATGTTCGGGCTAAGCCGTCGTCTGAAGGAGACCGACGTACGTCTGAAGGAAGTTGCCGCAGAGCAGCAGGGACTAGGGGATGCTTCTGAAGCAACGGTAAGCCAAGCCTCGGAGACGCTTGAGCAGGCACGCCAGCAAGCAGAGGAACAACGGATGAAACGCAAGAAGTTAGAGACTGAAGTTGATCGCGTGAAGGCGACGCGGGACCAAGGTTTAGAATTATCGGGGCTTTTGCATAAGCAAGCTGAATTGACAACAAAGGATCCACACATCGCGGAGCTTGAGCAAATGTTGACTCGTGCGGATGCAGCAAGACGTCTTATTCCTTTTCTCCACGAATATGAACAGTCTGCGCTTCAATTGGCGGAACGCAAGGCAGTACTTGCAACGGTTACGCAGAAGGAACAGCATGCGCGCGAAGCTGCTGAACGGGCTGCAACGACATTTGATGAGAGACAACGACAGTTATCGGAACAGGAGCCCAAGCTGCTCCTGCGTCTGGACCATCTAGAACAAGCTCGTTCTTTAGAACAAGAATGCAAGCAACTGAAACAAGAGACAGCCGAGCTTGCGCAGCGGAACGCACAAAATGCAGAACAACAAGCTGGCGTAACCGAACAGCTCGCGAAGCTGCAACTTCAGCGTGAGAAGGCGCTCAAACGTCAAGCGGAGCTAACTGAAGCGCTAAAAGCGAATGAAGTGCGTCCGGAATGGCGCGAGCAGGTTCAACGCGCGGATCGTCTTCATCAATCCATCGAAGCTTTAGATCGCCAATGGCAGGGGGCAACATCGGAACTCGAAGCGATTGCTGAGCGGATGAAGCAAGCCGAACAAGCGCATCAAGCACAAGAAGCCTTAGAGCGGGAGATATATGATGAGAATCTTCGTACGTTGGATCGGATTCATAGCCTGTACGTGTCCTTGCATCGCGAACAGAAGCGGCACGCAAACCTACAACAGGTGCTCACGGATGAGATTACTCGGCTGCGGCGTGTAGAGCGAGAGCAAGAGATTGAGATGTTATCCGCCAAGCTTGCCGAACAATTGGTCCAAGGGGAGCCGTGTCCCGTGTGCGGTTCGACGGCGCACCAGAGCCACTCGCGAGATAAGCAGGATAAGGTGCTGCGAGATAATAAGTCTGCAGATATCTCCGCACAACTTACTGCGGCAGAGCCTCTAGTCCAAGCGCTGCATGAAATGAAAGCGGCGAGTTTGCAGCTTATCTCCAGATTGCATGCTCTTCCAACTGCGCTTGAAATGGAAGGGACAGGCATATCATCGCAGCTAGAAGCGGCTGTGACGCTGCAGGGAGAGCAAGGATCTCTCGAACAGGAGGAAGCCTCGCAGTCTATGACGGCCGAGCTAGATGGTCTGCAAGCAGCATATGCAAGCCAACGTACAGCGCAGAAAGAGTACAGCACGGAGGTTGAACAATTAGAGCAATTCGCAAAGCAGCATCGTGCACGTGTATCAGGGCTTCAGCGTCAGTCTTCTCAGCTTCGTGCAGATCGTCAAGCATTGGAAGAACTGCATCATAGCCAGCAGCGAATGATTCAATCGATTACGAACGAACGAGCTGTCTTGCTTGAACAGTGGGAGAAGCAAATTCCTACCGCTATTGCGCGGGTATCCATCGAATCGATCTTGCTGGAATTGAAGAACAAAGATGAGCAGCTGCATGATATTCAGGATCGATTGGAACGCAGCGTCCCTTTTATTGATGAGATGAATGCACAGCTGCTGGCGAAGAGTCAAGAACTTGCAGCGCTAGAGAAGGACGGCGTCTTGATCATGGCTCAACTCGAAGGGAAATCACAGCTAGTCCTTGAAAAAGAAGTCAGACTTCAACAACTTATCGGTCTGGATGCAGCTGTGCAGACAGTAGCAGGCTTAATTCTTGAGACAGAAGCGAAGTTGTCAACGCTTCGTGCCGATGCTCTATCCGCTAAGTCTCTAAGAGACCAAGCGAATACACTGCTCCAGACGTTATCAGCAGAAGCCGTTCAAGCCCAGCAGTCCGCATTATCCGCCGAAGAACGCGCGGCACAAGCGGAACGAATCTGGATTCAGCAAAGGTCGGATTCGATATTCACGCCGCAAGAGGATGTGCGTCGAGCGACATTGACGCAGGAGCAGATGGCTGATTATCAACAGGCCATTTCGTTACACCGACAACTTCAACAACAGTTTGCTTCTCAGATTCAGCGGCTTGAAGAGAAACTTCAAGGCGAGCGAGTCTCGGAAGACGCATGGGAGCAATTGATGCAATCTATGCAGCAGCAGCTGGCTCAGGATGAAGAGGCTGTACGTGCGAAAGCGAAGGCAGAACGAGATCTCGAAGAACTGACGCGAAGAGCAGAGCGATGGTCTGTATTAGAACAGCAGCGTATTGTCGAACAAGCGCTGCTCGAACGGTTATCACAGCTTCAGGCGGTCTTCCGCGGCAATGCCTTCGTTGAATTCATCGCGGAAGAGCAGCTGATGCAAGTTAGCCGCGCCGCTTCAGAGCGTTTACGCTTCTTGACCAAGCAGCGTTACGCTTTAGAAGTAGACTCCACAGGTGGATTCGTCATTCGAGATGATGCGAACGGCGGCGTTCGGCGCCCGGTATCGACCTTATCGGGCGGAGAGACCTTCTTGACTTCACTCGCACTGGCGCTAGCCCTATCCGCGCAGATTCAGCTTCAAGGCAAATATCCGCTGCAATTCTTCTTCCTCGATGAAGGATTCGGTACGCTGGATCCTGAGCTGTTGGATACCGTGATTACGGCACTTGAGAAGCTGCATCTGGATCGGTTGACTGTGGGGATCATTAGTCACGTGCCTGAACTTCGGGCCCGTCTCCCTCGGAAACTTGTCGTAACGCCTGCACAGCAATCAGGAGAGGGTTCGACGATTGCTCTAGAATCGATTTAG
- a CDS encoding histidine triad nucleotide-binding protein, with the protein MDCIFCKIVEGTIPSKKVFENERIVAFYDIQPSAAQHVLIIPKKHIATMNDVEAEDLALIGEIHQAAQQIARELGIAESGYRLINNCGPDSGQVVFHIHYHLLGGEKLGALVGSRD; encoded by the coding sequence ATGGATTGCATTTTCTGTAAAATTGTTGAGGGAACAATCCCTTCGAAGAAAGTATTCGAGAACGAACGCATTGTCGCGTTCTATGATATTCAGCCTTCAGCAGCACAGCATGTGTTGATCATTCCGAAGAAACATATCGCGACGATGAATGATGTGGAAGCGGAAGACCTTGCGCTGATCGGTGAAATCCATCAGGCAGCACAACAGATCGCTAGGGAGCTAGGCATCGCAGAATCCGGTTATCGCTTGATTAACAATTGTGGACCTGACAGCGGTCAAGTGGTATTCCATATTCATTACCATCTGCTCGGGGGAGAGAAATTAGGCGCCCTTGTAGGGAGCAGAGACTAA
- the rpsU gene encoding 30S ribosomal protein S21: MSETKVRKNETIDAALRRFKRSIAKDGVLAEVKKRKHYEKPSVKRKKKSEAARKRKF; this comes from the coding sequence GTGTCTGAAACTAAAGTTCGCAAAAACGAAACAATTGATGCTGCACTTCGTCGCTTTAAGCGCTCCATTGCTAAAGATGGTGTATTGGCTGAAGTGAAGAAACGCAAGCACTATGAAAAGCCAAGTGTTAAGCGCAAGAAAAAGTCCGAGGCTGCTCGTAAGAGAAAGTTTTAG
- a CDS encoding GatB/YqeY domain-containing protein, translated as MNLSERLNEDMKQAMKSQDKFKLSTIRMVRSAIKNLEIDLKRTLNDEEVLEILGREIKQRKDSLQEFTKAGRDDLATNLKAEIELIGQYLPVQLTEEEIKVIVQQTIQETGASSKADMGKVMSALMPKVKGRADGKIVNQAVSQFLQ; from the coding sequence ATGAATTTAAGCGAACGATTGAACGAAGATATGAAGCAAGCGATGAAAAGTCAAGACAAGTTCAAACTCTCCACCATTCGAATGGTTCGCTCGGCGATTAAGAATCTTGAAATAGATTTGAAAAGAACTTTGAATGACGAAGAAGTGCTTGAAATTCTAGGTCGTGAAATCAAACAGCGAAAAGATTCCCTCCAAGAATTTACTAAGGCAGGTCGTGACGACCTCGCCACAAACTTAAAAGCAGAAATCGAATTGATTGGTCAGTACCTACCTGTCCAGCTTACTGAAGAAGAGATTAAAGTGATTGTACAGCAGACCATCCAGGAAACCGGTGCTTCTTCTAAAGCCGATATGGGTAAGGTTATGAGTGCTCTAATGCCGAAGGTAAAAGGGCGCGCTGACGGTAAAATAGTGAACCAAGCGGTATCACAGTTTCTGCAATAA